From Juglans regia cultivar Chandler chromosome 8, Walnut 2.0, whole genome shotgun sequence, the proteins below share one genomic window:
- the LOC109019421 gene encoding transcription initiation factor TFIID subunit 13, translating to MNSNSGGPSKSKAGSLQPSETSFKRKRGVFQKELQHMMYGFGDDPNPLPESVALVEDIIVEYVTDLVHKAQDTGSKRGKLSVEDFLYLIRKDMPKLNRCTELLSMNEELKQARKVFESDEEKLRKVFEADEES from the exons ATGAATTCTAATTCTGGGGGACCCTCAAAATCGAAGGCCGGGTCGTTACAACCCTCAGAAACTTCATTTAAGCGTAAACGTGGAGTCTTCCAGAAAGAAT TGCAGCATATGATGTATGGTTTTGGTGATGACCCCAAT CCGCTTCCAGAAAGTGTGGCACTTGTGGAGGACATCATTGTGGAGTATGTCACTGATTTG GTGCATAAAGCCCAAGATACTGGATCAAAGAGAGGAAAGCTATCGGTTGAAGATTTCCTGTATTTGATACGCAAG GACATGCCAAAACTTAACCGCTGTACAGAGTTGCTTTCTATGAATGAGGAGCTGAAACAAGCCAGGAAGGTTTTTGAGTCAGACGAGGAGAAGCTGAGGAAGGTATTCGAGGCAGATGAAGAAAGCTAG
- the LOC109008298 gene encoding dnaJ protein ERDJ3B-like, translated as MAHRRTKLWFLLFSLCHALTAVAGKSYYDILQVTRGASDDQIKRAYRKLALKYHPDKNQGNEEANKRFAEISNAYEVLSDSEKRNIYDRYGEEGLKQHASSGGGRGGGMGMNIQDIFGQFFGGGQMDEEERVVKGDDVIVDLDASLEDLYMGGSLKVWREKNILKPAPGKRRCNCRDEVYHRQIGPGMFQQMTEQVCEQCPNVKYEREGYFVTVDIEKGMQDGQEVVFYEDGEPIIDGEAGDLRFRICTASHDRFRREGNDLHTSVTITLVQALVGFEKTVKHLDDHLVDIGTEGITKPKEVRKLKGEGMPLHFSTKKGDLYVTFEVLFPTSLTDDQKTKIEAVLA; from the exons ATGGCGCATCGAAGAACGAAGCTCTGGTTCCTCCTTTTCTCTCTGTGCCACGCTCTCACCGCCGTTGCAGG GAAGAGCTACTACGATATACTGCAAGTGACGCGTGGTGCGTCGGATGACCAGATCAAGAGGGCGTATAGAAAGCTCGCGTTGAAGTACCATCCTGACAAAAACCAGGGAAATGAGGAGGCGAATAAGCGATTCGCCGAAATTAGCAACG CGTACGAGGTGTTGTCCGATAGCGAGAAGAGGAATATATACGACAGGTATGGGGAAGAGGGGCTGAAACAACATGCATCTAGTGGCGGAGGCAGAGGTGGCGGAATGGGAATGAACATCCAAGACATTTTTGGCCA GTTTTTTGGTGGGGGCCAAATGGACgaggaagagagagttgttAAAGGCGATGATGTGATTGTTGATTTGGATGCAAGTTTGGAAGATTTATACATGGGAGGATCATTGAAG GTTTGGAGGgagaaaaacattttaaagCCGGCCCCAGGCAAGAGACGCTGTAATTGTAGAGATGAGGTATATCACAGGCAAATTGGTCCAGGGATGTTCCAACAGATGACAGAGCAG GTCTGCGAACAATGCCCAAATGTCAAATATGAACGGGAGGGATATTTTGTCACTGTTGATATTGAGAAAGGGATGCAGGATGGGCAA GAGGTTGTTTTCTATGAAGATGGCGAGCCTATAATAGATGGAGAAGCTGGAGATTTAAGG TTTCGTATCTGCACAGCTTCCCATGATCGCTTCAGAAGAGAAGGCAATGACTTGCACACCTCAGTCACCATAACACTG GTTCAAGCCCTAGTTGGTTTTGAGAAGACAGTCAAACATCTTGATGACCATTTGGTAGACATCGGCACGGAG GGAATTACTAAGCCCAAGGAAGTGAGAAAGTTAAAAGGGGAGGGGATGCCGTTGCATTTTAGCACAAAGAAAGGGGATCTCTATGTCACATTTGAGGTTTTATTCCCAACCTCTCTAACAGACGACCAGAAGACAAAGATTGAGGCAGTTCTTGCTTAG